The DNA region AACATCCATTAAAATTAAACTATAATTATTTTCTTTTGTAGCTTTTTCTATTCCTTTTAAAACTTCAACAAAAAAAGGATTAGTTATATCTTTGAAAAGAACACCAATTGTTTTTGTTTTTTTATTGCGCAAAGAACTGGCAGTTACATTTTTAACATATCCTAACTCTTTTGCTATTTTTAATATATTTTTTTTTGTTTTTTCATTTATATCAGGTTTATTATTTAAAGCTCGTGAAACTGTATTTATAGAAACTCCTGCAATATTTGCAATATCTTTAATTGTAATTTCTTTTTTTTTCATATTTATCACCCCGAAAATTTATTACCCCAATTATCGGTAACGTTACCGATAACGTTACCGATAATATTAAAACATATTTAACATAGAAATCAAAAACAGATTATCCCTTATTAAACTTGATTATAATATAAGATAACTATTTATAGTTTTTTATTAATATAAATTAAACATTTTTAATTTATATTTCTTCCTGATTTAAATTATGGTATAATAAAAAAAATATTTAGGAGTCGTTTAACATGAAAGAATTTATTAGAGGATTAAAAGATGGAATTCCCATTTCTATAGGTTATATTACAATAGCAATTGCTTTTGGAATTTTAGTAAAGACATATAATTATCCACGATATGTTGGATGGCTTATGTCTTTAATGGTATTTGCCGGTGCTAGTCAATTTGTTGCAGTTGAAATGTTAAAAAATGCTTCTATTTTTGAAATTGTTATAACAACTTTTTTTCTTAATCTAAGACATATATTAATGTCTTCTACTATTGCTACAAAATCTGAAAAAAATAAATATTTCTATTTTCTTTCTTTGGGTATCACTGATGAAACATTTTCTATAGCTTATTTTAATAATAAAAATAGAATTACCTTTAATTACTTTTTTGGATTAATATCAATATCATATCTGGGTTGGAATTTTGGTACTTTAATAGGGTTATTATTTTCATCAACATTTAATACTACGCTAAAAAATAGTATGGGAATAGCATTATATGCAATGTTTTTGAGTATTTTAATTCCAAATATAAAAAAATCATATTATGAATTTTTAAGCGTTATAATTTCTATCATTATTTATATAATTGTAAGAAATTATCTTCCGAAATATTTTAGTATAATTATTGTATCTGTTATTATATCCTTTATCTTTGCATATTTTGAAAAACACATAGGGAATGATATTAATGAATAAATATATTATAACTATTATATTAATGAGTATTGTTACTTTGATTCCCAGAATTGTTCCTTTTTTTATTGCTGAGAAATTGACTTCTAATTCTTTTTTAAAAAAATTTTTTAAATATATCCCGTACACAATTTTAGGGATGTTAATTATTCCCGATATTTTTTATTCTACAGGAAATATTTTTTCTGGTATTATTGGTTTTATCACTGCACTTATACTATCTTTTTTAAACATGAATTCAATAATTGTAATATTTATCACCGTCTTAGTTGTTTATCTTATTCAATAATATTAATTAAATAATAAAAAAGCCTTTCAAAAATTCTGAAAGGCTTTTTTACTTTGATTTTTATATTATCCTAATGTTTTCCATTATGTCTTTTAATTATGTTATTTTACAAAATATTATGAATTAATTTTGTTTTATAGTAATAGCAAAAATATGCATGGTTGGTTTCTTGGGAAGATAAATATATTTGATTTTTTTATTCTTTAATAAAAACTTGTTTAAATAAATTTTAGGATTCAAATTTTCTTTTATACCAATACCATTATATCTATATTTTGTATCAATAACGATATTTTCATTAAAAATAGGTTGCTGGCACCAATCAGAAAAACTAAGTATTTCTTCTTGAAGTGTTCCATCAGTATATTCAATAATAAGTTTTGCTTGGTAATTTCCGTGATCAGATGATCCTAAAATATATAAAGTATTTCCAATTATATTTTTTAGTTCTAATTTTTGCCCAACTGCTATTAAATTATCTAAACCTTGGATTTTTATTTTAAATAGTATGTTGTTATATTTTAATATATTATTAGATAAATATTTTTCAATTTCCTCTGCAGGATATTTAGCACCGAAAACTCCATCTGGATTGTCAAAGTTTCCTTCTTTCCTTTCTGAAAATTCTACAATACCATTATTATTAAAAATATTATCTAAATTTGCAATATAATAGTTATCCTTCTTTATAAAATCTATTTTTATATTTAATAAGTCTTTTTTATATGAAATATCATCACTATTATATGAAATAATTCTATATTCATTATTTAAAATCTCAAAAAATTCATTTTTTACTTTAACAACAAATTTGAATTTTTTTGGAATAATCAATATTTGATCCAGATATAACGTTTCTTTAGGAGTTATCGAAATTGTTAATTTACCTTTTTCAAGTTCAATAGGAATAAAAATTTTATTATTTACTATTATTTTATTTTTACCGGAATATATTTTTATTTTTGAATCAGGAATTTTTCCTATTAAATATATATAATAGTTTCCTGAAATATTTATATATGTTTTCAAGGCTATTTTTTCATTGGTTTTAATCTGTATATTATTTGTATTTTCTAATTCAAATGAATAAATTCCATAATCCATTTTTTCAGCTTCTAAAAGCAAAGAATTTCCATTGTCTATAGTTTTTGAAAAATAAAATTTTTCAAAAGTTTTTGGTAATTCATTCAATCTTTCTAAAGAAATTAGATATGACACAGTTGATTCTGCACCAGCATTTTGATTAATATAAACAGAATGCATGCCATCGAATCCTTCTCCGTTTTTGCCGGTAAAAGGAGAGTTTAAATGGTTATTCCCATTATAAAAAGAACCAAATAAAAATGCTTTAACAGCATAAATATCTTCTTTTGTCACAAGATATAGTTTTGATAAAGTAGAAATTATTGTTTCTAACCCATAAGATAAATATGGATATTTTTTTATATAATCTTTTATTTCATATACAGGTCCAATTGAAAGTAGTAAATCATAAAAATCGACATATTTTTTTACAGAATTTAAATATTTTATATTTTTTGTAATTTTATAAACTTCAATGAGAGCCTCACCCTGTCTTGATCCCCATGTATGCCATAAATAACGATTATTATCAGAACTTTCGTTATAAGAGCCGCTAAAAGGTCCATTTGATATTTGTGTTTTTAATATTGAATCAGCTATGTTGATTATATAATTTAAGTCACTATTGTTTGGGTACTGATTATAGTAAGCGGATAATCCTAATAAAAAAATTGAAGACACATCGGAACTTTTATTTAATAAATAATTAGAATCCAGTTTTTTTAATAAAAAAGATTTGGCCTTTTTAGCAGAATTTATCAATTTTTTATTAAATAAATCATCAGGAAATACATTTATAGCATTACTCAAAGCCCAAAAAGCCCTTGCAGCCCACCAACTTCCTGATTTTTTACTTGTTATTCCATATTTGTTTATATTTCCATTTTTTAAAATGAAATTGTAGAAATCACCATCAAAATCTTGCATAGAGATGACAAAATTTAAAGCTTCTTTAGCT from Marinitoga sp. 1197 includes:
- a CDS encoding AzlC family ABC transporter permease; translated protein: MKEFIRGLKDGIPISIGYITIAIAFGILVKTYNYPRYVGWLMSLMVFAGASQFVAVEMLKNASIFEIVITTFFLNLRHILMSSTIATKSEKNKYFYFLSLGITDETFSIAYFNNKNRITFNYFFGLISISYLGWNFGTLIGLLFSSTFNTTLKNSMGIALYAMFLSILIPNIKKSYYEFLSVIISIIIYIIVRNYLPKYFSIIIVSVIISFIFAYFEKHIGNDINE
- a CDS encoding AzlD domain-containing protein, yielding MSIVTLIPRIVPFFIAEKLTSNSFLKKFFKYIPYTILGMLIIPDIFYSTGNIFSGIIGFITALILSFLNMNSIIVIFITVLVVYLIQ